TTCCAATCAGTAGAAATTGGCTTAAATGATGTGAGAAACCTTAAAAGAAGATATCCCTTCAGCACATAGAGATGATTTTTGTTTCTGTACACATAATAAACTTAATAAACTTtatacattttgtgtatttttgcagGCAGactaagttgtttttttttttttttttttcagtgtgactCACCTACTGGAAGTCAGCCCCCATCAATGGCTTCACACTTGAGTTGTTTTATAGAGCACAGCACAGCACACAATGTGTTTGGTCAGCAAAACTCTCTCTATCTGGTGCTTGGACTGCCCTTCGCATCTCTCTCTGGAATATTATTTTTATCTGATGataaatttgaagttattttaaacAGAGTATTGCAGTTTTGCTACAATATTTCCACTTTTTCCACTTAGTCTGGAGCTTTGCATATCAAAGACATGTACTGAAGCTTTAAACAAAGTGAAACATGCATAttccaattttttatttataaatttttattattattaaaatgatagaAAAGACATGTAACAATAACTTTAGAATCATGTGAGAAGTTTGATGCTATGTTATACAATTGATAGCATTGTAGTGTTGTCACTTGTGCATAAGCCGCTAATTTATTGATTTCGTTTCTGCATCTTCATATTGGATATAGCTGTTTGAGACAATTACCCATTTCAATGTTTAAATAGAACAGTTGTTAAACTTATGTGACCCAAGGAGAATTattttacctgtttttttttttttttagatttctatTTTTATGGTACAGTAAGGGCAACTTCATCTCTGCCAGCTTTATTTCTTGACCCATCTCTTGTGGTTGTTAAAGAACTGCCCATCAGTTCAACAAGGGATTAAATGATTTATACCAATTACACTCCGAGTTTTCTTGGGATGGGAAACAAGATAGGGGCTCTGTAAAAATTCTCAACAGGTTACCCACAAGGATGAGCTCATCTCCCCAATGAAAAGGGATGTATGAGATTTAAGATTTCATATGATCATCTTATAAGGATTAAGAACAAATATAGATGCACTCATGCAGCTGCCCTTcgaaaacaacacaaaatatacAAGAGCCTGAGGGAGAAGAGGTAGGTGAGTACTTTTATTTCTAtctcattttaattataaaaagagaaaaaaaaagttatgtaaacATGAGATTGCTATCAATTCTTTGCTATACTACCAAGAGAAAACAGATATTTATAAAAGTATTACCAACTCTACTTCAAAATcttagttaaatataaaattaataattgcagAATTCTTATTCTCCCCAAGTCTGTGCAATAATAATGGCATATCCCTAGATTTGTTTTTTAACTGAAAATAATTCTGATTATtggaaaaaacaataattataataacacaaATTTCTTAAATTATGATACCAACCTATGGTATTTTCTAaatatcatgtgacacagaagaaaGGTCAATTACCTAGCCTTGGCTGTGTGAATAAACAACTAAAAATAGGTTACTTCTACTAGTATTTGAATATCTTGTGATgagctttttttaaaatatatatgtcatAAAAAGGTATTGCGTATCAAACGGTTATTGATCCTTTTCAGGATCTTCAAATATGAGCCATTATTGCATTGTACATACTGTAACATTCAAAGTGTACAGAAGACAGACTGGAGCAAAACTTACCGCGATAAGCAATTGAACCTAAATTGAAAATTGAACTAAATTGAAAGAGTGGTCATTCCCACAGTACACAACACATTACAAGCAATAAAGGGATTTATTTAGCATCATCATTATTTTGCCATGACCGATATGATTTGTAAAATCCATGTGCACCAgcgtgaggttttttttttatatcaaaactTACCTTGAAAATTTTGAACAcagtatacatatttataaaaaacactGACAATGGCAAAACAAACCGTTTTAAATGATTAGACATTGAATATTTTTCCTTAGTACTCATGAGCATCATTGAGGTTTCATTTATATAGACCCACCCTGATTTTAAGGTTTATTAGAAAGGCAGAGGTAAAATGAGTCTATACTTTAAAATATGTACAGTACctactcattaatattcatgagcacgAGGGAAAGCAGTGGCATATTCAGAATATTGCAATGTTGTGAGCGCTTCACAACTACTAAATAATAGCAAAGGGATTTGGGATAAGATGAACAGAGACAGGATACATAAATGGAATTGCAGAGTGTgaagaaacaaaacacatttaaaacaaaataaggcATTTAGCACAACTTAAAAATTGAgagagggcaaaaaaaaaaaaagtcaaaggaataaaacaataacaaaaggaGTACTGTGGCTTCACTTTGCTCTTAAGTTACAATACTGCAATACTCTGAATTCATTCCTGTGACAGACGACACCCTCTGGATCCAGCTGTTCCACCTTCACTGGTGATCCAGGAAACAAATCACACCTTAACTACTTCCTCAGTAGCCCACCAGCTCTCCATCAGTTTTTCCAGCATCCAATGTGACCCAGGTATTGCAGCCAGTAGAAGGTGTACTGATAATTTCCTAAAACTGTTGAGCACAAACAGAATACAGAGTAAGAGAGTTTGCTGGTGTGACGGGAACATTCATTCGATTAAATGAGCTTACAGAGAGACTCACATTTTTGAGGAACTCCTCTGCAACTATGCGAGCCCTGGCGTTGACTGACAGTTTCATCTCACTGATTTCCTTATCGATCTCCTCCATAAAATGGATGACAAAGTCCACTAACTTATGCTTGTACATTTGTTCTGTGTGGAAGTTAGTAATGAGGAAGCTGATGTCATATCCCTGACAAAAGAAAGGAAGGTTATTCActgttaaaatatcattttacatGTAGACATTTCACAGCAAAGAACTTATGATATTTGTTtgcaagaaataaaaatgaacggCGAACACAAAGCTTTGTAATCACAGAAATAGGCCTAGGGGTTTAGTAAGTTTCTCCGCTTGCTCTCACCTCGACAGCTTTTCTTCGCAGGATGAAGAAGCTCTCAGCTCTCATCATCATGAAGCGCATGAACTTGTGACATAGGATCTTTTCAATCTCATCAGCCTTTAGTGGACCAGTGGAGATGCGTCATCCAATTACAGACCATTAAAGACAGAAACAAGCCATCAAACTGGATTCTTAGCTTGTTCTATTGAAACGCAAATCACATACCTACTGGCCTtccacagtggttctcaacctttgtGACTCAAAATGCCCAAAATCACCAACACAACATTCAAAGGACCCCCTCTTCCAATACTGACATactggtatatatatatgtttggtatttctgctgtaattatgaaaaaatgcttgttttccaatttttatatgttaaattaaTCAGTTACGACTACACCTagcttgtttgtgttttttttagcacatgcttattttaaaacattaatgaaaatgtattaaaccctggtaaaaaaaaatcccctGGTTTACCGCATTCAGCGGACTGCATGTGTTGAGTCAGAGTGAAACTACCCTCCCTCACTTGTCTCATCACCACCACAATACTTCTCTTTTTGTATTATTAGTCACATTTTAAATTTTCAATATATACCAATAGTTCGAGACCCATCTCCGAAAGAATAGCAAAAGTGAGTTGGGGGTAAAACAAATGTTCTAACCTGTTTGACAGCAATGCTGACTCGCACAGAGTTGATAGAGCCTTCTATTAAGACCTTCTCTTTTTCATTCCTACTGATTACAACAGGCTGAAGCAACAGCTCCTTACTGCTCCTGTTGAGATAAGACAGAAATAGTAaagcatacacacaaacacactgacatTCTGCATACAATGCAACAGAAGTAGGCTAACTGTCTATTGCAGTAAGCACCACAACTGGTTTTAAAATGGCATGCTGAATCACCATTATATTACCATAGACATTAAATCAGGCTTCGGTTCACTGCCTACTCTGATTTTAATCAGTCATTCTAACACATTTTTCTGATACAAATACAAGGATCAGCATAATTGACATACTATTATAgaagttattaatattttgaattttattttatttttagattttccgTTATAATAATGAagtttaaattaatacatttgaattaatttaagttttattatttttgttaggcAAGTGTCATTTTATTTATAGCTTCTAttaagttttagcaattttagtaccgtaaaggcaacatttctcattttcatttaaattttaagcttttcatctaacatttatattttgtttaggctttagtgaacaaaaataaaactgattttgttaacaataacaacacgttCAGGGGTCTCATGGTGTCATGCATTTAAGGACCATGGAATAATCACCaggagcaaaaaaaaacaaaaaaaaaacagatgctcAAGAGTAAAACATTAGAAATTATCATATGTTCTCTATTTCTTTTAAAGCTGAAATGAAATTTTGAAGAATATATTCCATTGGTAGGTTAGGTTGGGCTGTTTACTGCAACTTTTGCTACAGTAGTATTCGCTATTTCGCTTTCAAACTATCTACCACAAATTGTTTatattgtaaacatttttatgttaagTTTTAACCAGCCAGATCTATGCCACTGACCTATTTGAATCATGTAACtttcacacacaaataaaacacatatgCAAACAGTCACATTATACACACTTACCGGACTTCAACCTCAGGTTTGTTGTGTCTTTCAACCACCTGTGAGGAGAAGTTTTCCAGACAGAGAGCTGCCTGCAGTGTAGCACGCACCGCATTCAGGTATGGGCGCAAAGTTGCCGTCTGATGAAACAAATCAAACTAAATCAGTACTCAGGACGATGAACAATGTCAGCTACCTTACAGCAAGCAAGCACTTAGCAAATGGCTCACAACTTCCACTCGTTTGGTTCCACACACGCCTGAACCTGCAGGGGAGTTCTTAGGATACTGTACTTAAGCACTTAAGTcctccaaagaaagaaaaaaaaaaataataataataataataataataataataatattatatatatatatatatatatatatatatatatatatatatatatatatatatatatatatactgtacactttAAGTGGCTAAGTCAACCTGCAAACACCAAAAATCTTTTCATAGACTGCACACTTCTGAAGCCTGACACTTCCTGAACTTAAATTCAAGACATGGAGGAAGTGCAAAACCTGCATGAAAGATGATGCATATTAAAATCAGAAATAGCTCACCGCATAGAACTAGACTATAAAACAGACAGTTGTCTGTACACATAATTAACATACCTAAAGCAACTTAATATTGTTATACCTGGGATAAGCACCTATAACATATTGTGTTGTGGATAAGTAAAACAAGTAAATATCACATTAGTAACCAGCAACCAGATCAACAGAATTTGCACGTATAGACCCGTTTATGGGTAACAATACAGATGAAATAAAATGTGTAGCACGACACtggtatatttaataataaagggTTGCTTGTTTATTTGCTAGCCATCGATTAAGATTCAATATGAAACAGGTCAGTTTGAGTTAGTTTGCCCATAATACAAAAACCCTGTATTACAGAGCGCTGGCATtgttaatacataataaatagtCAAATCAGTATCAGTGAACCCGCGACTGGGGAATAAGGGTGGGGATGTTAGCTCTACGAGCCGAATGAGCAACTTCATACCAACGCAGAAACAAACACCAGCAATCAGACATTTGCGTCACAACAGTATAATCATTTATATTCTAAAACttatatatacaaaacaaaatttaTCTTGTTTCTCGACGTGTTGAAAGACAAACCTACCATTTCTGTGTACCCGTTGGAGCAGAAGACGGAAGTGCTACAAACACCGGGCGACTTCCGCGTGTAACGCCAGTCATCTCATTGGAAGATACCAATTTTTCACCAAGTAAGGGGCGACGACTGTAAACTGGTTTTTCTGAACCTACTCTTTTAAGTCGAAGACATCTTTATACTAAAAAGGGCTAGCATGCCTGTGTTATGCTTCATTCGCTGACAATAATGCTTAATGTGGACTTTTACTTGGTACAGACATTTTTGCAATGTTGtaagtttgtattttatttttttttgtatgcacagTACTATTTAATCTAAACTGCTCTACCAAgtaatgtttttgattcattttaaaaatataattttgcatgagggtctttttttttttcaaagtgctCCGcacggataaaaaaaaaacagcagaaaaaaGATCATACATTAATaactttatgaaaaaaaagtttacatctcCAACAACTTGATTAGATCCCAAATAAGTAGTCTTAAATGTATTTCCCTTTTCACTGGTGACTTCAAATTATTTTTGTGCATGCACCCGTTACTGTTTAAATATAACGTGCTCAGgacaatataataaaattgaaTCATTAATCTAATCTTGAGATATATTAACGCTGTTGTTTAAATGAACATGTTTAAAAATGGATCACCATTAAACAGTCTTCAAGAAGGTtgtgcaatcatttttatttaaacatcacatttttatttaaacaagtacgttgttattttttgcagttcatcaaaatgtcatatgaaaaaaaaaaacgctgttcTAGCCACAAAGCGTTCATCTTCGTCTAGTTAGCTAGTACCAAGTATCCTGTTTAGTGCAGCAAATGAaacttttactttcatttaagaATAAGCATGACGTCTTGCAGCACAGAAACTAAAGTGGGTGTGTCTCTATGAAGCAGTTTTCTAGAAGCACTACATCCGATCAAACCCTTAATGAGAGCATAACTAAAGTCAACAAAAAtatcaatatacatatataaaaaaaaatcccccttTGTCTATGTGTTCTCTTTCCAAGAAgctatacaaaaatataattcttCATTTTCACAGAAAGTCTATTTTGATTTCTTCGCCTTGGTTGCCTTCTTCACCGCGACTTTTGGCTTTTTTGCAGCTGCTTTCTTCGGTTTGGGTGTCGCCTTCTTAACACTCGTCTTCTTTGAGGTCTTCTTTTTAACGGGGCTCTTTTTGGCGCTCTTCTTTGCACTCACTTTCTTGGTCGCTTCTTTTTTGGACTCCGACTTTGCAGGTTTTTCTGTCTTAGTCGTCTTGGTGGCACTcttctttgtttttttctcaaatttcttCTTATTTAGCTTGAATGAGCCGTTGGCACCCAGTCCCTTCACCTGCACGAGCGTGTCGTTGAGCAGGAGCGCGCGGATGGAGTAGCGCAGATACATGCGGCCGTTCTGCTGATCAAACCAGCTCACTTTCTTCGCTTCGTTGTATATCTTGAAAAGCGACGAGCCGTTTTTCTCGCCCAGGGTTCGGATCGCATCGATGACGAGCAGGCTGTACTTCCCGGGCCCCTtgctcttctttttcttctttttggcaGGAGAAGCAGTCACGGCAGGTTTTGCCTTTTTCGCCGAAGCCTTCTTCGTTTTGGGTGCTGCTGGAGCAGGGGCTTGGGCGGGTGCCGACTCTTCGACCTCAGCAGACATGATCAAATCTGATGCGTTTATATGGGCGTATTCGAGAACGCGAGAATATCAGCTCTAGAATGCGAACCTCATCTCAGAGTTTTGAATCGTCAGATTTAACGGCGCCACGCGGACGTGATTGAGAACAACAACACCGTCGTCAGAGGCGCTTGTGGAGTTGTGTTTTTTTCCACGACTTTGGGAGCTATTATCTGGTTAGGATGACATATATTACTAAGTTAAATGATTCATATTGGAAGTGCAAAAGGTGCTCTTTCTGACAGTGTGCAAACgtgatgaaataaatgcaaaacCGTGGCGCGAGAAAGCAAAGAAAAGATCTTGCCCACACAATGCCTTGCGATTTTGGGTAGGGGCACTTACTTTGCCAACGAAAAACTTTTTAAGGATATTGAGACGGTTCTTACAATAAACTTGCTGTGAAAATTTAGAAAGTAACGATTCAGAAATTATACTACTCAGTCCGTGTTTACCAAACGCCTTCGAGATGCAAGCAGTTTAATTTCACTCAACTAACACATTAAACGCCCTCCCGTGGCTGTGGATTGGCAAACTTTTTATTTCCTTTGCTTTTTTTGTTCCCGGTGACTGTATTCTCCTGCGCTTGTgtgtgaaagtgatttttttgctcgaataaaaacattattatttgacAGTTGCATGGTACGTTAGTCATTAAACTTTTTAGGTTTTAAAAGGTTTATTATATCAAATAGTGTTGAGTATGGGATCAGATTCCCAGTTGAGCTTCAGTTGCTAGAATTTGAGGATTCTGACAACTCGTTACAGGAACATGATCATAGTTAACATCTCAAAAGGATCTTTACTGCATTGAGCAGCTAAAACGACAGATTAGAAATCTGTGAAAGCTAAAActttttgtgatttaattttgaCCATCTGGATAAACATAATAGTTGGTACAGTAAGAAgagaacataaaaataattacgaCACGATATAACAAATCAAAGTTTAGTTTAACATTGAGACTAACTAACAATGTGtggtatttttcaaaaataaaaatactcagCAAACCCCGCCCCTATTGTGGCATGAGCTGTTAAAAACTTCAGGGGTCGCCACAGAATACATTTGTATAATTAGTCCTTCCATACAGGATACAGATTTGGTTGATATAACCATACAATGATACTTCTGAGAGTTTCAAAACATATgaagggaatatatatatatatatatatatatatatatatatatatatatatatatatatatatatatatatatatatatatatatatatatatatatataatatcttaaaATCACTGGTGTTCAGTAACAGTTGCTTGATTATTTTTCGAAATGTGCATATGATTATGTTGTTGTTTAGGGTATTTTGTGGCCCCACCCATCACATAAATGTCAATAAGCTTCATGACATTTTATTGAACTAATAACTAATGCCACGAAATAAGTAGATATTTGTAAATAATCAAAAGAAAAACCTGAATGCATCATGTCTGATCAACATATCAAGTTGTGGAAGTTTATTATTCTGCAATACCtcaacaaaacaattttttttaaattaatccacTTTCTCCTCTAAATGCCTTTATCCCAGACATTCAGCACTAGATGGCAGTCTATCTACTGATAATCGTATGTGATGAAATTTAATaaacacatgtacagtacaatgtgttcacatcttccAAACCTTGTAGGTGTAACACATAATAACAGGGTACAGACCTCTTAAATTCATTACAAACTGTAAATGTCTTACGTTTCTGCACCCGATGAATTACAATTTTACGGGGAAATAATCCAACATAGGCATTTTTGATCTGTTCAATACCCACTGCAGGTGAGTCATGCGTTGACTGTAATATGCATGTTGGCATATTTACAGTTACAGAGTTGTTGTAGCTACTTCCTGTTgtacacaagcacacaaaaagcAAACACCtgtcaaataaaataagtctAGCACCTTCTCGCTTGAGACAGAGAAAGGTTAAAGGTCAAAGTGCAGCAGAGGTCACGCTATTCAATAGATTTTTTTCCTTCCCTGcctgtgtgtacatatatatatatatatatatatatatatatatatatatatatatatatatatatatatatatatatatatgtatatatgtatatatatattaataagcgACTGTCTGTCttttaataagaattttaaaagagGAAACGTTTTACCACCCGTAACAAACTCAATAAACATTAGACACACTCCAAAACAGTAAAAAGGTTGAGTTAAAACCTGATGAGGTTGTTTATCTTTGTATTTGAATGTGATTGTAAGagagtttgtgtttatttgtagaTCCTAGATGGATTTGATGGTGAAATTTCATGCGACCAATtaaatgtgcatgtaaacatataGGAACAAGTGTGTGTACTTGTGTATATTAGGGGGTGGGTGTACCAGTGCATTTCAGACAGCAAAGAGCCACAGTTATGTAGGAATCTGAGCCAAAAGAGCCTCACGACAGAAGAGAGTAAACAGGAGAGGAAAAATATCCAGATTTGGCTGCTTGTGCTGTGCAGATCaatcattgtatgacattcattAGAGCTATAGAGAACAGAGCAGATGGCTCCTTATGAATTTGAATCACTCTTttggtactttggtgtcatacaatgatcggtgCAAAACGACGCTTCAAGCtgaatgaacgaacaaatacctaacatgtacgtgtatttgcattcctttgatcgttctctgtagatctcatCTTCTCACACgccacgattggttga
This genomic window from Carassius gibelio isolate Cgi1373 ecotype wild population from Czech Republic chromosome A6, carGib1.2-hapl.c, whole genome shotgun sequence contains:
- the LOC128015780 gene encoding actin-related protein 2/3 complex subunit 4, which encodes MTATLRPYLNAVRATLQAALCLENFSSQVVERHNKPEVEVRSSKELLLQPVVISRNEKEKVLIEGSINSVRVSIAVKQADEIEKILCHKFMRFMMMRAESFFILRRKAVEGYDISFLITNFHTEQMYKHKLVDFVIHFMEEIDKEISEMKLSVNARARIVAEEFLKNF
- the LOC128015777 gene encoding histone H1.10-like: MSAEVEESAPAQAPAPAAPKTKKASAKKAKPAVTASPAKKKKKKSKGPGKYSLLVIDAIRTLGEKNGSSLFKIYNEAKKVSWFDQQNGRMYLRYSIRALLLNDTLVQVKGLGANGSFKLNKKKFEKKTKKSATKTTKTEKPAKSESKKEATKKVSAKKSAKKSPVKKKTSKKTSVKKATPKPKKAAAKKPKVAVKKATKAKKSK